A single Drosophila miranda strain MSH22 chromosome XR, D.miranda_PacBio2.1, whole genome shotgun sequence DNA region contains:
- the LOC108153616 gene encoding uncharacterized protein LOC108153616 isoform X1, giving the protein MDRTSSSSVAELGEGDGDAGGAKATVTAHQEYAEALSLSSQRRKRRWHIRSCSWSTLDLLTVAAIVTALLLILGAIYMHLKQRPHLGRLHITRKEKELVAVDTESLPVSLDVAAGVAAQSITTFRPSVLEPSGDCLPCIAVAATDNHPGTCGGRPCGIYRISWLYWMDAQGTSDPDSALTQADYEECVPVASCAEGLVRSYVKRFGYDCDGDGLIGCRDHVMLHLNGPTGCRMGKPLAALVERRMKKCFTQKDIQ; this is encoded by the exons ATGGATCGAACTTCAAGCAGCAGTGTGGCAGAACTTGGCGAAGGCGATGGAGATGCCGGGGGGGCCAAGGCGACGGTGACGGCCCATCAAGAGTACGCCGAGGCCCTGTCCCTTTCCAGCCAGCGTCGCAAACGGAGGTGGCATATTCGCTCGTGTTCGTGGAGCACCCTGGATCTCTTGACTGTGGCGGCTATCGTCACCGCCCTGCTGCTCATCTTAGGCGCCATTTACATGCACTTAAAGCAGAGGCCCCATCTGGGGCGCTTGCACATCACGCGCAAGGAGAAGGAGCTGGTGGCCGTCGACACGGAGTCATTGCCCGTTTCTCTGGATGTTGCAGCTGGCGTGG CTGCCCAGAGCATAACTACATTCCGGCCATCGGTTCTGGAGCCGAGCGGGGACTGCCTGCCATGCATCGCTGTCGCCGCCACGGACAACCACCCAGGAACGTGCGGGGGGAGGCCGTGCGGCATCTATCGCATCTCATGGCTGTACTGGATGGACGCCCAGGGGACTAGTGACCCGGACAGCGCACTTACGCAGG CAGACTACGAGGAATGCGTGCCAGTTGCCAGCTGCGCCGAGGGGCTTGTGCGGAGCTATGTGAAGCGGTTCGGCTATGACTGCGATGGAGACGGGCTGATTGGATGTCGGGATCACGTAATGTTGCACCTGAACGGACCCACGGGCTGCCGCATGGGAAAGCCCCTAGCCGCTCTGGTCGAGCGACGAATGAAAAAGTGTTTCACCCAAAAAGACATTCAGTAG
- the LOC108153613 gene encoding GTP-binding protein Rhes, which translates to MYRCKNWFCARSNNNNYVDVALSEPGTLPAPSSATSTGTTTANSFGIGNARNNNNSSSGSGSGSGRIKSNQQTNATAAPNRATPTADEASSPQAGAGAGAAAGPGAAHVVTFLDDTASGSNGTVTSSRIVTTAELHQAHMLEHHSNLDAIEQADDFIYGPGAGLSLCDDSLPSAKNCYRLVMLGSSRAGKSSIVARFLGNRFEEAYTPTIEEFHRKLYRIRNEVFQLDILDTSGYHPFPAMRRLSFLTGDLFILVFSMDSRESFEEVVRLRENILETKWAALNPGSGFKKKSLPKIPMILAGNKCDRDFKTVQLDEVMGYIAGQDNCCTFVECSARQNYRIDDLFYALFMVSNLPLEMTPNHHRRLVSVFGAPSPLPPHGSAVGGTKKNALSIKRRFSDACGVVTPNARRPSIRTDLNLMRSKTMALNEGETVRTTSRWNRCALM; encoded by the exons ATGTATCGCTGCAAAAATTGGTTTTGTGCgcgcagcaacaacaacaactacgtGGATGTTGCACTAAGCGAGCCGGGAACATTACCAGCACCCTCATCAGCCACGAGCACGGGCACAACTACGGCCAATAGCTTTGGCATCGGCAACGCAcgcaacaataacaacagcagcagtggcagcggcagtggcagtggcaggatCAAAAGCAATCAACAGACAAACGCCACCGCAGCACCAAACAGGGCCACACCCACCGCCGATGAGGCATCTTCACCACAggccggagccggagctggagctgcagcCGGACCCGGAGCTGCTCATGTGGTCACCTTTCTGGATGATACGGCAAGCGGCAGTAACGGAACCGTAACCAGCAGCCGTATAGTGACCACGGCCGAACTACACCAGGCCCACATGCTGGAGCATCACTCCAACTTGGATGCCATTGAGCAGGCGGATGATTTCATCTACGGTCCCGGTGCGGGCCTATCTCTGTGCGATGATAGCCTACCCTCAGCCAAGAACTGCTACCGACTGGTCATGCTTGG CTCATCACGCGCCGGCAAGTCATCGATTGTGGCACGTTTCCTGGGCAATCGGTTCGAGGAGGCATACACGCCGACCATCGAGGAGTTCCATCGCAAATTGTATCGCATACGAAACGAGGTCTTTCAATTGGACATTTTGGATACTTCTGGCTATCATCCGTTTCCCGCAATGCGTCGTTTGTCATTTCTAACTG GAGATCTCTTCATACTTGTCTTCAGCATGGATAGCCGCGAGTCCTTCGAGGAGGTTGTGCGACTTCGCGAGAACATTCTAGAGACCAAATGGGCGGCCCTCAACCCCGGGTCGGGCTTCAAGAAGAAGAGTCTACCGAAGATACCCATGATACTGGCGGGCAACAAGTGTGATCGTGATTTCAA AACCGTGCAGCTGGACGAGGTGATGGGCTACATCGCAGGCCAGGACAACTGCTGCACCTTCGTGGAGTGCTCGGCGCGCCAGAACTATCGCATCGACGACCTTTTCTATGCGTTGTTCATGGTTTCGAACCTGCCGCTGGAGATGACCCCGAACCACCATCGACGCCTGGTGTCCGTCTTCGGAGCACCctcgccgctgccgccgcacGGATCGGCTGTGGGCGGGACCAAGAAGAATGCCCTCTCGATCAAGCGGCGCTTCAGTGACGCCTGCGGCGTGGTCACGCCCAACGCCCGCCGGCCCAGCATCCGCACGGACCTGAATTTGATGCGGTCCAAGACGATGGCCCTCAACGAGGGCGAGACCGTGCGCACCACCTCCCGCTGGAACCGCTGCGCTCTGATGTAG
- the LOC108153615 gene encoding uncharacterized protein LOC108153615, protein MFQTGRHFWPFKSNNPEHRRRFVLKVYLQFVFFLLIALFHWVLMITVLKTWTVWLVRDHSAALILAFAVGIFLFLLFSLSRQMRSLCFLNWLTTLVIVEFLVQPMALLIVPTDLLYLLAGFLIVSLVVVLFTLLAAIMPCDLTEGGIFFLILFMSVFLLGVYCIVLYSVIGLDWSFYIFAFLFAVMLLAFLMYHVQCIMGGRSTEAELADDKYAALLLFNEFVALFMLCLYWRPNMDHVPTMSICTTKSSS, encoded by the exons ATGTTTCAAACCGGAAGACACTTTTGGCCCTTCAAATCGAACAACCCCGAGCATCGCCGGCGGTTCGTTCTAAAGGTTTACCTACAGTTTGTGTTCTTTTTACTGATTGCTCTTTTTCACTGGGTCCTCATGATAACAGTTTTGAA AACCTGGACCGTTTGGCTGGTGCGCGACCATTCTGCAGCCCTCATTCTGGCATTTGCCGTAGGCATTTTCCTATTTCTGCTGTTCTCGCTCAGTCGACAGATGAGGAGCCTGTGCTTCTTGAACTGGCTGACGACTCTGGTTATC GTGGAGTTTCTGGTGCAGCCCATGGCATTGCTAATCGTCCCCACGGATCTTCTGTATCTGCTGGCCGGCTTTCTGATCGTCTCACTGGTAGTCGTCCTGTTCACGCTCCTGGCAGCCATTATGCCG TGCGACCTTACTGAGGGAGGGATCTTCTTTTTAATTCTGTTCATGAGTGTCTTTTTGCTGGGCGTATACTGCATTGTGCTTTATTCAGTCATCGGCCTGGACTGGTCGTTTTACATCTTCGCTTTCCTCTTTGCCGTTATGCTGTTGGCC TTCCTAATGTATCATGTGCAGTGCATCATGGGAGGCAGAAGCACCGAGGCCGAGCTCGCCGATGACAAGTACGCGGCTCTCCTATTGTTCAACGAATTCGTGGCTTTGTTTATGCTATGCCTTTACTGGCGACCCAATATGGACCATGTACCAACAATGAGCATTTGCACCACCAAAAGTTCGTCTTAA
- the LOC108153616 gene encoding uncharacterized protein LOC108153616 isoform X2, with protein MDRTSSSSVAELGEGDGDAGGAKATVTAHQEYAEALSLSSQRRKRRWHIRSCSWSTLDLLTVAAIVTALLLILGAIYMHLKQRPHLGRLHITRKEKELVAVDTESLPVSLDVAAGVAAQSITTFRPSVLEPSGDCLPCIAVAATDNHPGTCGGRPCGIYRISWLYWMDAQGTSDPDSALTQDYEECVPVASCAEGLVRSYVKRFGYDCDGDGLIGCRDHVMLHLNGPTGCRMGKPLAALVERRMKKCFTQKDIQ; from the exons ATGGATCGAACTTCAAGCAGCAGTGTGGCAGAACTTGGCGAAGGCGATGGAGATGCCGGGGGGGCCAAGGCGACGGTGACGGCCCATCAAGAGTACGCCGAGGCCCTGTCCCTTTCCAGCCAGCGTCGCAAACGGAGGTGGCATATTCGCTCGTGTTCGTGGAGCACCCTGGATCTCTTGACTGTGGCGGCTATCGTCACCGCCCTGCTGCTCATCTTAGGCGCCATTTACATGCACTTAAAGCAGAGGCCCCATCTGGGGCGCTTGCACATCACGCGCAAGGAGAAGGAGCTGGTGGCCGTCGACACGGAGTCATTGCCCGTTTCTCTGGATGTTGCAGCTGGCGTGG CTGCCCAGAGCATAACTACATTCCGGCCATCGGTTCTGGAGCCGAGCGGGGACTGCCTGCCATGCATCGCTGTCGCCGCCACGGACAACCACCCAGGAACGTGCGGGGGGAGGCCGTGCGGCATCTATCGCATCTCATGGCTGTACTGGATGGACGCCCAGGGGACTAGTGACCCGGACAGCGCACTTACGCAGG ACTACGAGGAATGCGTGCCAGTTGCCAGCTGCGCCGAGGGGCTTGTGCGGAGCTATGTGAAGCGGTTCGGCTATGACTGCGATGGAGACGGGCTGATTGGATGTCGGGATCACGTAATGTTGCACCTGAACGGACCCACGGGCTGCCGCATGGGAAAGCCCCTAGCCGCTCTGGTCGAGCGACGAATGAAAAAGTGTTTCACCCAAAAAGACATTCAGTAG